A window of Rufibacter sp. LB8 contains these coding sequences:
- a CDS encoding xanthine dehydrogenase family protein subunit M, which produces MIPFQYVKPSKQKAAIDTVNKDQTAMFIAGGTNLIDLMKRGVLNPERLVDINKLPLRKIEKEKNNVRIGALALNSTVSEDKLILEKHPLLAQALNAGASAQLRNMATVGGNLMQQVRCPYFYDTAMPCNKREPGTGCSALEGYNRMHAIFGHSDKCIAVNPSDMNVALVALDAVVLVSGPKGDRKIPFQDFHRLPGDMPHIHTNLHKGELITAVDIPENPYTKNVHYLKVRDRNSYAFALVSVAAALDLNGSTIKSARLAMGGVAHKPWRLSEAEQFLAGKPATEATFQQAAEIAMRGAKAFEHNQFKLKLGPNTLVQALKNAAAAV; this is translated from the coding sequence ATGATACCGTTCCAATACGTAAAGCCCAGCAAGCAGAAAGCGGCCATTGACACCGTGAACAAAGACCAGACGGCCATGTTCATTGCCGGCGGCACCAACCTGATTGACCTGATGAAGCGCGGTGTCCTGAACCCGGAAAGACTGGTGGACATCAACAAACTCCCGCTCCGGAAGATTGAAAAAGAGAAAAACAACGTGCGCATTGGGGCACTGGCACTGAACAGCACGGTGTCTGAGGATAAACTGATTCTGGAAAAGCATCCTTTGCTGGCGCAAGCGTTGAATGCCGGTGCCTCTGCCCAACTCAGAAACATGGCTACCGTGGGCGGAAATTTGATGCAGCAAGTACGTTGCCCTTATTTCTATGACACGGCCATGCCCTGCAACAAACGGGAGCCGGGCACGGGTTGCAGCGCGCTGGAAGGCTACAATCGCATGCACGCCATCTTCGGGCACAGTGACAAATGCATCGCGGTGAATCCGTCAGATATGAATGTGGCCTTGGTGGCCTTAGATGCCGTGGTGTTGGTGTCTGGCCCCAAGGGCGATAGAAAAATACCGTTCCAGGACTTCCACCGCCTGCCCGGCGACATGCCGCACATTCACACAAATTTACATAAAGGCGAATTGATTACAGCCGTAGACATCCCGGAAAACCCCTACACCAAAAACGTCCATTACCTCAAAGTGCGCGACCGTAACTCCTATGCCTTCGCGCTGGTTTCTGTGGCGGCGGCGCTGGATTTAAACGGCAGCACCATCAAATCGGCTAGGTTGGCCATGGGCGGCGTGGCGCATAAACCCTGGCGCTTATCTGAAGCTGAGCAGTTCCTGGCTGGCAAACCGGCTACGGAGGCAACTTTTCAGCAAGCGGCAGAGATTGCCATGCGCGGCGCGAAGGCGTTTGAACACAACCAATTTAAACTGAAGCTCGGCCCCAACACCCTAGTGCAGGCCTTGAAAAATGCGGCGGCCGCCGTTTAA
- a CDS encoding (2Fe-2S)-binding protein, translating to MPQNQSPDSFLPEDEENKPKLSDARRLFLKQSSILTAFALTPSVAVKAADLKLEEKVAAVFEKVNITLDINGKKRKLSVEPRTTVLDLLREQLNLTGTKKGCDYGQCGACTVHIDGERVLSCLSLVVMQDEKKITTIEGLADGDKLHPMQEAFIKHDGFQCGYCTPGQIMSAVACIKEGHANSDDEIREYMSGNICRCGAYPNIVNAIKEVKSGGQNL from the coding sequence ATGCCACAAAACCAATCGCCTGATTCCTTTTTGCCAGAGGACGAAGAAAATAAACCCAAACTCTCAGACGCCCGCCGCCTGTTTTTAAAGCAATCTTCCATCTTAACCGCCTTCGCGCTCACGCCCAGCGTGGCCGTGAAAGCCGCAGACCTGAAGTTGGAAGAAAAAGTCGCCGCGGTTTTTGAGAAAGTGAACATCACATTGGACATCAACGGCAAAAAACGGAAACTTTCTGTGGAGCCCCGCACCACCGTGTTGGATTTACTGCGCGAGCAACTCAACCTCACCGGCACCAAAAAAGGCTGCGACTACGGCCAATGCGGCGCCTGCACCGTGCACATTGACGGGGAGCGCGTGTTGTCTTGCCTTTCTTTAGTGGTGATGCAGGACGAGAAAAAAATCACCACCATTGAAGGCCTGGCTGATGGCGACAAACTCCATCCCATGCAGGAAGCGTTCATCAAGCATGACGGTTTCCAGTGCGGCTACTGCACACCGGGGCAAATCATGTCTGCGGTGGCTTGTATTAAAGAAGGCCATGCCAATTCTGATGACGAGATACGCGAATACATGAGCGGCAACATCTGCCGGTGCGGCGCCTACCCCAACATTGTCAATGCCATCAAGGAAGTTAAAAGCGGAGGGCAGAACCTATGA
- a CDS encoding GNAT family N-acetyltransferase — translation MASLKKKIMPAFPAENVTFRIATAQDANLLADLGWRTFEETFAPHNTNEDMDAFHPTMYAPARQAEELADPKTQFIIAESNNEAVAYVKWNWDEAPNEISGERPFQISRLYLLQAFTGKGLGDALMQKSLDKARENGHDVIWLTVWESNHRAIRFYQKYGFAFAGELTFVLGQDVQRDLYMQRAV, via the coding sequence TTGGCATCGCTTAAAAAGAAAATCATGCCCGCTTTCCCTGCTGAGAACGTCACTTTCAGAATCGCCACCGCCCAAGACGCCAACCTGTTAGCTGACCTGGGTTGGCGCACGTTTGAGGAAACCTTCGCGCCGCACAACACCAATGAAGACATGGATGCCTTTCACCCCACCATGTACGCACCCGCACGGCAAGCCGAAGAACTGGCAGATCCCAAGACTCAGTTCATCATTGCGGAAAGTAATAATGAAGCCGTTGCCTACGTGAAATGGAACTGGGACGAAGCCCCGAATGAGATTTCCGGCGAAAGACCGTTCCAGATAAGCCGACTGTATCTGCTGCAGGCCTTTACCGGCAAAGGATTGGGCGATGCTCTGATGCAAAAAAGCCTGGACAAAGCCCGCGAGAACGGCCATGACGTGATCTGGCTCACCGTCTGGGAAAGCAACCACCGCGCCATCCGGTTCTACCAGAAATATGGGTTTGCGTTTGCCGGGGAATTGACCTTTGTCTTGGGCCAGGACGTGCAGCGTGATTTATACATGCAGCGGGCGGTGTAG
- a CDS encoding radical SAM protein, with translation MIQHCLSYLCPNFFPLTASPKILLITPPLTQLNTPYPATAYIKGFLRGRGFDVTQADFGLELVLRLFSRRGLSQVFQAILDGTYELSDNSQRMVRLRKSYLDTIEPVIKFLQGKDSTLAHPIAMGSFLPEASRFLQLADLEEAFGTMGISDKARHLATLYLEDLADLIKETVCPHFGFSRYADKLAMSATSFDPLENELQTPPNLVDQLLLDILDERMQEVGPDVVGFSVPFPGNLYGALRLAQLIKQKYPLVKTLMGGGYPNTELRSLREPRIFKYIDFITLDDGEGPWLKLLEYFQGQRHVEQLQRTFLLQNGEVQYINGATDPDIPHIEVGTPDYSDLKIHEYLSVVEVLNPMHRLWSDGRWNKLTIAHGCYWKRCSFCDITLDYISRYETAPAALLVDRIEQIIGQTGQTGFHFVDEAAPPLALRDLAIELLRRGVKITWWGNIRFEKTFSADLCRLLAESGCIAVSGGLEVASDRLLAKMEKGVSIAQVARVTRDFTAAGIMVHAYLMYGFPTQTAQETIDSLEVVRQLFAQNVIQSGYWHRFSMTAHSPVGKNPEKYGVVKVGPEPGLFADNDLWHEDPQGADHELYGAGLAKALYNYMHGIGLEEPLSFWFDFKVPRVSLPKNMIAQAVEAIGKPDSEKLNLRVLWLGNAPELSVEMKTKKGRTFHNALLTFTEKTEEYEIKTSPEIGQWLHTWLKRLSEDYGTKFLLKDLAADYPEDQQFTFQEFLITDTWLELRERGLLVV, from the coding sequence ATGATTCAGCACTGTTTGTCGTATCTTTGCCCAAACTTCTTTCCTTTGACTGCTTCGCCCAAAATCCTGCTGATCACGCCGCCGCTTACGCAGCTCAACACGCCTTACCCCGCTACGGCCTATATCAAAGGCTTTCTGCGCGGGCGCGGGTTTGACGTAACGCAGGCAGATTTCGGGTTGGAATTGGTGTTGCGTTTGTTCTCCAGACGCGGTTTAAGTCAGGTTTTTCAGGCTATTCTGGATGGCACCTATGAACTGTCAGACAACAGCCAACGCATGGTACGGCTGCGGAAGTCGTATCTGGACACTATTGAGCCAGTCATTAAGTTTTTGCAGGGAAAAGACAGCACCTTGGCCCATCCCATCGCCATGGGCTCCTTTCTGCCGGAGGCGAGTAGATTCCTGCAATTGGCAGATTTGGAGGAAGCCTTCGGGACGATGGGAATCTCTGACAAAGCCCGCCATTTGGCCACGCTGTACTTAGAAGACCTCGCTGATTTAATCAAAGAAACCGTCTGCCCGCACTTCGGCTTTAGTCGCTACGCCGATAAATTGGCCATGAGCGCCACTTCCTTTGACCCACTGGAAAACGAGCTGCAAACCCCGCCCAACCTAGTAGACCAACTGCTGTTGGATATTTTGGACGAGCGCATGCAGGAAGTTGGGCCCGATGTAGTGGGTTTCTCGGTTCCGTTCCCCGGCAACCTGTACGGCGCGTTACGATTGGCGCAGTTGATTAAACAGAAATACCCGTTGGTGAAAACGCTGATGGGCGGCGGCTACCCAAATACAGAACTCCGGAGTCTGCGCGAGCCCCGCATTTTCAAGTACATCGATTTTATCACTTTGGATGACGGCGAAGGCCCGTGGCTCAAGCTGCTGGAATACTTCCAGGGCCAGCGTCACGTGGAACAATTGCAGCGCACCTTCCTGCTGCAGAACGGCGAAGTCCAGTACATCAACGGCGCCACCGACCCAGATATTCCGCACATAGAAGTAGGCACCCCTGATTATTCTGATCTGAAAATCCACGAGTACCTGAGCGTGGTGGAAGTGCTCAACCCCATGCACCGCCTCTGGTCTGACGGCCGCTGGAACAAACTGACTATTGCGCACGGCTGCTACTGGAAACGCTGCTCCTTCTGTGACATCACGCTAGACTATATTTCGCGCTACGAAACGGCTCCGGCAGCCTTGCTGGTAGACCGCATTGAGCAGATTATCGGGCAGACTGGCCAGACCGGTTTCCATTTTGTGGATGAAGCCGCGCCGCCGCTGGCCCTGCGTGATTTAGCCATTGAATTGCTTCGCCGCGGCGTGAAAATAACCTGGTGGGGAAACATTCGGTTTGAAAAAACCTTCTCCGCTGACCTGTGCCGCCTGCTGGCTGAAAGTGGTTGCATTGCTGTGTCTGGTGGATTGGAAGTGGCCTCAGACAGATTATTGGCGAAGATGGAGAAAGGCGTGAGCATTGCGCAGGTGGCCAGAGTGACCCGAGATTTCACCGCCGCCGGCATTATGGTACACGCGTATCTGATGTACGGTTTCCCTACGCAAACCGCGCAAGAGACCATTGACTCCTTGGAAGTGGTGCGGCAGTTGTTTGCCCAGAACGTGATTCAGAGTGGTTACTGGCACCGCTTCTCCATGACCGCGCACAGCCCCGTCGGCAAGAACCCTGAGAAATACGGCGTGGTGAAAGTTGGCCCCGAGCCCGGCTTGTTCGCCGATAATGACCTTTGGCACGAAGACCCGCAGGGCGCTGATCATGAACTTTACGGCGCAGGTTTGGCAAAAGCGCTGTACAATTACATGCACGGCATCGGGTTGGAGGAACCGCTTTCCTTCTGGTTTGATTTCAAGGTGCCGCGTGTTTCGCTTCCCAAGAACATGATTGCCCAGGCGGTAGAAGCCATTGGTAAACCAGATTCCGAGAAGCTGAATCTGCGCGTGCTGTGGTTGGGAAATGCCCCGGAGCTATCGGTGGAAATGAAAACGAAGAAAGGCCGCACGTTTCACAATGCCCTGCTCACCTTCACCGAAAAAACCGAGGAATACGAAATCAAAACCTCGCCCGAAATTGGCCAATGGTTGCACACCTGGCTCAAACGGTTGTCAGAAGATTACGGCACCAAGTTTCTCTTGAAAGACCTAGCCGCAGATTACCCCGAAGACCAGCAATTCACCTTCCAGGAATTCCTGATTACCGATACCTGGCTGGAGTTAAGGGAACGAGGGCTGTTGGTGGTATAA
- a CDS encoding manganese catalase family protein — protein sequence MFHHVKDLQFNARVSKPDPRFATLLLEQFGGENGELAAAMQYFSQAFAAKQPFPDKYDLLMDIATEEFSHLEIVGATIQMLLKGVNGELKDAADQSEIMGVLDGKAAKENIIHQAMSNPQFGVLSGGGPRLTNSQGVPWCASYIHSNGDLTVDLRSNIASESRAKLVYEYLMQFTDDPYVKETLSFLMTREVAHFEMFQAALSTIEPNYPPGVLQADPRFTNQYFNLSQPDSARGPWNEGEMPISPKSWDYIEEPLAHVKETQGLQERDKAIEKEMKLTEKLNKELSKVKSAEITTAEPKGVAQWSSYGATEDGEKKGKDSSKS from the coding sequence ATGTTCCATCACGTTAAAGACCTTCAGTTTAATGCCCGGGTTTCTAAGCCAGACCCACGCTTCGCCACATTGCTGCTAGAGCAGTTTGGCGGCGAGAACGGCGAATTGGCGGCAGCCATGCAGTATTTCAGTCAGGCATTTGCCGCGAAGCAGCCTTTCCCAGACAAGTATGACCTGCTAATGGACATCGCCACGGAGGAGTTCAGTCACCTGGAGATTGTGGGCGCCACCATCCAAATGCTTCTGAAAGGCGTGAACGGCGAGTTGAAAGACGCCGCTGACCAATCTGAAATCATGGGCGTGCTAGACGGAAAAGCGGCCAAGGAGAACATCATCCACCAAGCCATGTCCAACCCGCAGTTTGGGGTGCTGAGCGGTGGCGGCCCCAGGTTGACCAACAGCCAGGGCGTTCCGTGGTGTGCTTCTTATATCCATTCCAACGGTGATTTAACGGTAGATTTGCGCTCCAACATTGCGTCTGAGTCACGCGCCAAACTGGTGTATGAATACCTGATGCAGTTCACCGATGACCCGTATGTGAAAGAAACGCTGTCATTTTTGATGACCCGCGAGGTGGCGCACTTTGAGATGTTCCAGGCGGCCTTGTCTACCATTGAACCCAACTATCCGCCGGGCGTGTTGCAGGCCGACCCGCGTTTCACGAACCAATACTTCAACCTATCTCAACCCGACAGTGCCCGCGGCCCGTGGAACGAAGGCGAAATGCCGATCAGCCCTAAAAGCTGGGATTACATTGAAGAGCCACTGGCCCACGTAAAAGAAACCCAAGGTTTGCAGGAGCGCGACAAAGCCATTGAAAAGGAAATGAAGCTTACTGAGAAACTGAACAAAGAACTCAGCAAAGTTAAAAGCGCTGAAATCACCACCGCTGAGCCGAAAGGCGTTGCCCAATGGAGCAGCTACGGCGCTACAGAAGACGGTGAGAAGAAAGGAAAAGACAGCAGTAAGTCTTAG
- a CDS encoding YciI family protein translates to MFLIELTYKVPFTELEPFMAEHLAFVEKGYASGHFVASGRKVPRDGGLIFSQASGKAELEELMQSDPFVSQNLVDLRIIEFVASRVEEGFKGFLS, encoded by the coding sequence ATGTTTCTGATAGAACTCACCTACAAAGTCCCTTTCACAGAATTAGAACCGTTCATGGCCGAGCACCTGGCGTTTGTGGAGAAAGGCTACGCCAGCGGACATTTCGTGGCCTCGGGGCGCAAGGTTCCACGTGACGGCGGCCTTATTTTCAGCCAAGCCTCCGGCAAAGCCGAACTGGAAGAACTCATGCAATCTGACCCCTTCGTGTCCCAGAATCTGGTGGACTTACGCATTATTGAGTTTGTGGCTTCCCGCGTCGAAGAAGGCTTCAAAGGTTTTCTATCCTAA
- a CDS encoding cation-translocating P-type ATPase — MQHFQRPIPDVLQDLTSTPEGLTSQEAQARLQTHGYNELQEAERDSVFKLLLETFKDPMVIVLLLAAGVQLVLGEVVEAAIIFAVLVLNAIVSVVQTKKAEGALDALRKMSAPSAKVMRDGVTQTMAARELVPGDVVVLEAGDFVSADGRILESGSLKVDEGMLTGESEAVEKHIEPISDEAPLGDRKNMVYSGALVVYGRGRFVVTGTAEKTEIGKIAGLLASAQAKQTPLQRKLADFSKKLGWVILALCVVIFGVEALRVWLEPKGQDMTNALLKAFMFAVAVAVAAIPEALSSIVTIVLAVGTNKMAKRHAIIRKLPAVETLGSTSVICTDKTGTLTQNKMTVVDYFVPGRPDEELPDNPEKWGEAERRLMQVAVLCNDSQINEDGAEVGDPTEVALVAFSNLKNQSVRELKKKWPREAELPFDSARKLMSTVHTIDGQPFLMTKGGPDVVISRCTRIFIDGEEKEFTPELREQVQDQNEEFSDRALRVLAFAYKPLANGTQVNFEDEHDLVLIGLIAMIDPPREAVYGAIEDAKKAGIRTVMITGDHKTTARAIGKQIGLMDGNDIAVTGQELDRLSDEELDRQLEDIAVYARVSPENKIRIVRAWQKKGKITAMTGDGVNDAPALKQADIGIAMGSGTDVAKDASAMILTDDNFVSIVSAVAVGRTVFDNIKKAIAYLFAGNLGAIIAILFALALDWINPFTPIQLLFINLLNDSLPAIALGVEKAEPNVMRRKPRDINEGIFAGGTMKSVIMRGLLIGVAVIFSQWLGLQHSPEMSVAMAFTTLILARTLQTFAARSNTQTVFGAGFFENKYVLGAVLLCFGLYGLTVLPGVRGIFSIPAEFGFEEWKWAAGLAVLSVTFMEVWKLTPWASGNRVGKE, encoded by the coding sequence ATGCAGCATTTCCAGCGGCCCATACCAGATGTGTTACAGGACCTGACGTCCACCCCAGAGGGACTCACCAGCCAGGAGGCGCAGGCGCGGCTCCAGACGCACGGCTACAATGAACTGCAGGAAGCCGAGCGCGACTCGGTGTTCAAGCTGCTGCTGGAGACCTTCAAAGACCCCATGGTGATTGTGCTGTTGCTAGCCGCCGGCGTGCAGTTGGTGCTGGGCGAGGTGGTGGAGGCCGCCATCATCTTCGCGGTGCTGGTGCTCAACGCCATTGTGAGCGTGGTGCAGACCAAAAAGGCCGAAGGTGCCCTGGATGCCCTCCGCAAAATGTCGGCGCCGTCGGCCAAGGTCATGCGCGACGGTGTGACCCAGACCATGGCCGCCCGCGAGCTGGTGCCCGGCGATGTGGTGGTGCTGGAGGCCGGTGATTTCGTCTCCGCCGATGGCCGGATTCTGGAAAGCGGTTCCCTGAAAGTGGACGAAGGTATGCTCACCGGCGAGTCAGAAGCCGTGGAGAAACACATTGAACCCATCTCAGACGAGGCCCCGCTGGGCGACCGCAAGAACATGGTCTACAGCGGTGCGCTGGTGGTGTATGGCCGCGGCAGGTTTGTGGTCACGGGTACTGCTGAGAAAACCGAGATTGGGAAGATTGCCGGGCTTTTGGCATCGGCGCAAGCCAAACAAACGCCTTTGCAGCGCAAACTGGCAGATTTCAGCAAGAAACTGGGTTGGGTGATTCTGGCGCTTTGCGTGGTCATTTTTGGCGTGGAAGCGCTGCGCGTGTGGCTGGAGCCCAAAGGCCAGGACATGACCAACGCGTTGCTCAAAGCCTTTATGTTTGCCGTGGCGGTGGCGGTGGCGGCTATTCCAGAGGCGCTTTCTTCCATCGTCACCATCGTCTTGGCGGTGGGCACCAACAAAATGGCCAAGCGCCACGCCATTATCAGAAAGCTTCCGGCGGTAGAAACCCTGGGCTCCACCAGCGTGATTTGCACCGATAAAACGGGCACGCTCACCCAGAACAAAATGACGGTAGTAGATTATTTTGTGCCGGGCCGGCCCGATGAAGAACTCCCCGATAACCCCGAGAAATGGGGCGAAGCCGAGCGGCGGCTCATGCAAGTAGCCGTGCTTTGCAATGACTCCCAAATCAACGAAGACGGCGCCGAAGTAGGCGACCCCACCGAGGTGGCCCTGGTGGCCTTCAGCAACCTGAAAAATCAATCGGTGCGGGAGCTCAAGAAAAAGTGGCCCCGTGAAGCCGAATTGCCCTTTGACTCAGCCCGCAAGCTTATGTCTACCGTGCACACCATTGACGGACAACCGTTCTTAATGACCAAAGGAGGCCCGGACGTGGTGATTTCACGGTGTACCCGCATTTTCATTGACGGCGAGGAAAAAGAATTCACCCCAGAACTGCGCGAGCAAGTGCAGGACCAGAACGAGGAATTCTCTGACCGGGCGCTGCGCGTGCTGGCCTTCGCCTACAAACCGCTGGCTAACGGCACGCAGGTCAATTTTGAAGACGAGCATGATTTGGTGCTGATTGGCTTGATTGCCATGATTGACCCGCCGCGCGAAGCCGTGTACGGGGCCATTGAAGACGCCAAGAAAGCGGGCATACGCACCGTCATGATTACCGGCGACCACAAAACCACCGCCCGCGCCATTGGTAAACAGATTGGTTTGATGGACGGCAACGACATTGCCGTGACCGGCCAGGAGCTGGACCGTCTTTCTGACGAGGAACTGGACCGCCAACTGGAAGACATTGCCGTGTACGCCCGCGTGTCGCCGGAAAATAAAATCAGGATTGTGCGCGCCTGGCAAAAAAAAGGTAAAATAACCGCCATGACCGGCGATGGCGTGAACGATGCCCCCGCCCTCAAACAAGCCGACATTGGCATTGCCATGGGCAGCGGCACCGATGTGGCCAAAGATGCCTCGGCGATGATTTTGACCGATGATAATTTTGTCTCTATTGTGAGTGCCGTGGCCGTGGGCCGCACCGTGTTTGACAACATCAAGAAAGCCATCGCCTACCTTTTTGCCGGGAATTTGGGGGCCATCATCGCCATTCTCTTCGCGCTGGCGCTGGACTGGATAAACCCGTTCACGCCCATTCAGCTGCTGTTCATCAACCTGCTAAATGACTCCTTGCCCGCCATTGCTTTGGGTGTAGAGAAAGCTGAACCTAATGTGATGCGCCGCAAACCCCGTGACATTAACGAGGGCATTTTTGCCGGTGGCACCATGAAATCGGTGATTATGCGCGGGCTTTTGATTGGGGTGGCCGTGATTTTTTCGCAATGGCTGGGGCTGCAGCACTCGCCGGAGATGAGCGTAGCCATGGCCTTTACCACGCTTATTCTGGCGCGTACGCTGCAAACCTTCGCGGCGCGGTCTAACACGCAGACGGTTTTTGGCGCGGGCTTCTTTGAGAACAAATACGTGCTGGGTGCGGTTTTGCTGTGCTTCGGGTTGTATGGCCTCACGGTGCTGCCCGGCGTGCGCGGCATTTTCTCCATCCCCGCAGAATTTGGGTTTGAGGAGTGGAAATGGGCCGCTGGTCTGGCAGTGCTGTCCGTGACATTTATGGAAGTCTGGAAACTGACGCCCTGGGCGAGCGGGAATAGGGTAGGGAAGGAGTAG
- a CDS encoding heavy-metal-associated domain-containing protein, with protein METLKFKTNIKCGGCIAAVTPTLDATQGIDNWAVDTENPEKILTVQGDISAEKVVEAVTKAGYVATTVQE; from the coding sequence TAAAATTCAAAACCAACATAAAATGCGGCGGCTGCATTGCCGCTGTAACGCCAACCTTAGACGCCACCCAAGGCATTGACAACTGGGCGGTAGACACCGAAAACCCCGAGAAAATCCTGACCGTGCAGGGCGATATCTCCGCAGAGAAAGTGGTGGAGGCCGTGACCAAAGCAGGCTACGTAGCTACGACGGTGCAGGAGTAA